The following are encoded in a window of Cydia splendana chromosome 6, ilCydSple1.2, whole genome shotgun sequence genomic DNA:
- the LOC134791458 gene encoding putative inorganic phosphate cotransporter: protein MEKEDINQAQVLNSLLTEKLQTRTELKTNALTRILQSCCFIPQRFVLSIMGLMGVCNAFTMRVCLNIAITQMVNKTKEFNIEVDLNSNTSVEEACPNEIVSTNVTEIENPFAIFKWDESTQGLILSAFYYGYAMTQFLGGYLAERYGSKWTLGLGLLSTALFTFLTPWVTRAGGATWLFILRIIQGMGEGPTMPALMLMLSNWVPPHERSLQCALVFGGGQIGNIFGSLMSGLLLSGGRDWAYVFYFYGGFGLIWFVLWSIFCYSSPNIHPFITKKELDYLNSKIIKSDSMTKDPVPWKAILRSPPVWALVFAAVGHDWGYYTMVSDLPKYSVDVLKFDITQTGWLTALPYVAMWICSFIFGIACDLCVRKGWHTIKTGRSIHTTIAATGPAICIILASYAGCDRNAAMFYFILSMGLMGGFYAGMKVNALDLAPNFAGSLTSLVNTTSTFTGMITPFLIGLLTPDSTVSQWRVAFWVCFAVLVGTNVVYCIWLDGEQQWWDDVRKYGYPAGWKHGPLIREVNPEQPGSIKISEEDEDKQVY, encoded by the exons ATGGAGAAAGAAGACATAAACCAGGCTCAGGTGCTTAATAGTTTGCTAACTGAAAAGTTACAGACTCGTACCGAATTGAAGACGAACGCTCTCACGAGAATACTGCAATCGT gTTGTTTTATTCCACAACGTTTTGTGTTAAGCATAATGGGGCTTATGGGAGTGTGTAATGCTTTTACAATGAGGGTATGCCTCAACATAGCTATCACTCAGATGGTAAACAAAACGAAAGAATTCAATATTGAAGTAGATTTAAATAGCAATACTTCTGTTGAAGAAGCATGTCCAAATGAAATAGTCAGCACCAATGTCACGGAAATCGAAAACCCA TTTGCCATATTTAAATGGGATGAATCAACACAAGGTTTAATTCTTAGCGCCTTTTATTACGGTTATGCTATGACTCAGTTTCTGGGGGGATATTTGGCTGAGCGGTATGGCAGCAAGTGGACCCTGGGCTTGGGCCTACTGAGTACGGCGCTGTTCACGTTTCTGACTCCCTGGGTGACCAGAGCGGGAGGTGCGACGTGGCTATTCATTCTTCGTATCATTCAGGGAATGGGTGAA GGTCCCACTATGCCGGCGCTCATGCTAATGCTTTCAAACTGGGTTCCACCGCACGAGCGTTCCCTCCAATGCGCACTTGTATTCGGAGGCGGCCAGATCGGAAACATCTTCGGCTCGCTCATGTCTGGCTTGTTACTATCCGGAGGCAGAGACTGGGCCTATGTCTTCTACTTTTATGGtggatttggtttgatttggTTTGTTCTCTGG AGTATTTTCTGCTATAGTTCGCCCAATATTCATCCTTTTATAACCAAGAAGGAATTGGACTACTTGAACTCGAAGATCATTAAGTCTGACAGCATGACTAAAGACCCTGTCCCGTGGAAAGCCATATTGAGATCACCACCAGTCTGGGCACTAGTATTTGCCGCG GTCGGTCATGATTGGGGCTACTACACTATGGTCTCAGACCTGCCAAAATATTCCGTGGATGTGCTCAAATTCGACATCACACAGACTGGCTGGCTGACTGCTCTGCCGTATGTTGCCATGTGGATCTGTTCCTTCATATTTGGCATTGCTTGCGACCTGTGCGTTAGAAAAGGATGGCACACTATCAAAACGGGAAGAAGCATTCACACAACAATTG ctGCCACCGGTCCTGCGATATGCATCATTCTTGCTTCGTACGCAGGATGTGATCGAAATGCTGCGATGTTCTACTTCATTCTTTCTATGGGTTTGATGGGAGGGTTCTATGCCGGAATGAAG gtGAACGCTTTAGACTTAGCGCCGAACTTTGCAGGCTCCCTAACGTCGCTCGTAAACACTACTTCTACGTTTACGGGAATGATTACTCCGTTCCTTATCGGCTTATTGACGCCTGAT TCTACTGTCAGCCAATGGCGTGTGGCATTTTGGGTATGTTTCGCCGTGCTGGTTGGCACTAACGTGGTGTACTGCATCTGGCTGGACGGCGAGCAGCAGTGGTGGGACGACGTGAGGAAGTACGGCTACCCGGCCGGCTGGAAACATGGCCCTTTGATCAGAGAGGTCAATCCGGAGCAGCCGGGCTCTATCAAAATATCAGAGGAGGATGAGGACAAACAAGTGTATTGA